Sequence from the Flavobacteriales bacterium genome:
AGGTGCCAACATGGTTGTCTCCCACTTCTTCAATCACCTCGAAGTCTTTATCCTTCAAATTCAACAAAATTCCGTTCTGTTTCATGTAAAACGACTTTTAGCTCCAATTCACTTTTTAAATGTGGCCGAAGCCTTTTCCAAATAACAACAGCAATATTTTCCGCTGTCGGATTCAACGTTTTAAACTCTTCTGTATCAAGATTCAGGTTGCGATGATCAAAGGCATCTTCTACATGTTCTTTGATCAAGGCTTTCAGATCCTTCATATCGATGACGTAACCCGTTTCAGGATCAATTGTTCCTTTTACCGAAACAATCAGCTCATAATTATGGCCGTGATAGTTGGGGTTATTGCACTTGCCAAACACCTCATCGTTCTTCTCGAACGACCAGTTTGGATTAAACAAGCGATGAGCAGCATTGAACTGCGCCTTTCTGCTAACTGTTACCTTCATTATACTCCCACCGCCTTTTGTAGCGAGTGTTCCATTCCTGATAGGTGTTCCTTAAACTTCTCTAGGATAATGCGGAACCAGATTGAAAATCGTTCTGGATGTTGATCCGCGTCTTTGGATACATTGCCTAACGACACAAAAGTACAATCTTCTACCTCTTCGGCATTCAGTTTTACATCACCTTCATGAACACCGAAGAAAACATGGTCGAATTCGTTCTCGATCAAACCGTTTTCAACATCACTTTTGTAAATGAATGAGAAACGCTCTTCCAATTCTGTGTCAAAGCCCATTTCCTCTTTTAGTCTCCGATGTGCACATTCCAAATTGGTTTCTCCATTACGTGGATGCGTACAACAGGTGTTTGTCCAAAGCCCAGCACCATGATACTTGGTTGATGCTCGTTTTTGAAGCAACAATTCGCCTTTCTTATTGAATATGAATACGGAAACAGCCCGATGAAGCGCTCCTTTTTGGTGAGCTTCCAACTTATCCATCAGGCCAATTTGTTCGTCCTGATCATTTACCAATATCACTTGTTCTTCTTTCATTCGGGCAAAACAAAGGTCGTCAACTTTATGCTGACGACCTTCATCCAACGTTGCTAACCAAATTAATTGCGATAGTCCTTCAGGTCTTTCATCAAGGATTGTTTGGCGAAATAGATGCGGCTTTTTACCGTTCCGATCGGAATATCCAAATGCTCGGCAATCTCTTTGTACTTGAATCCCTTCAGGTGCATGGTAAACGGGATACGCGTGTTATCGTCAAGCGCATCAATCACCTTATTGATCTCTTTGGTTGCATGCATACTTTCTGGCGTATGTTCTACCGAAGCAGGAACAAAATCCAACACGTCAACTTCATCTTTGGTGGTGATTACCGTATTTGCGCGCTTCATCTTTCTGTACTGATTGATGAATGTATTCTTCATGATAGTGTGCAACCACGCTTTCATGTTGGTGTTTGGCGTGTACTTATCTTGATAAGTAATGGCCTTAACCATTGTTTCTTGAAGAAGATCTTGAGCATCTTCTCTGTTCTTGGTCAGACTTAGAGCGAAGTATTCTAACACATCGCTCATTTTCAGAAGTCTGTCGTTAAATGTTAGTGCTGACATGGTTTATATTTTTTGTTTAATGATTGAATCTAATTGTTGAACAAACATATGATTCAATGTTTGAACATCCAAATTTTTGTTTAATTATTTATCATCTTTATTAGACAATCATGACGCTAACGAGGCCTAAACCTCAATATTGCCAAGGCTTTCAGGCCAAATGTTAAACAATCTTAAACAGAAAAATAATGGGTAATTAAGGGCTTGATATAATGAAAAAGCACCAGTTTCGGTTAGAAACCAATCCATTTACTGAACAATATCAACGGTCGAAATCCTTAAGTTTCTTGGAAACAAAAGTTGTTGTTGATGGGAAAGTAAACGATTGGACTCAGACAGTACAAGTCTGAAGACCCGCGAAGAGAACGTGAAACTTACTTAGGCAAGTCTTTCTGAATAAATGAAATGAACTCGTGAACGTCTTGTGCAGCTTTCACCTTTTTGGGAAGTGGAAGGTTGAAGTTGCAAACTTGATATCCCGTAGCTATTATCAACTTGTTCTTTAAATCTGATGCGAGCGTTTTTAGGTAACTCTGTAATTTCTCGCACTGAATAGAGGCGACAAATGCTGTGACAACCACGTCTGGATTGTGAGAATTAATGACTTTAACCAAGTCTGAGTAAGGCACCGATTGACCGAGGTAAATGGTTTCGTAGCCACGTCTTTTCATCAGATAACGATAGAAAAGCAATCCCATTTCGTGGTATTCTCCTTCTGGCAGATATAGTAGCGCTTTTTTAGCATTCACTATTTCTGGCTGATAAGCCTGATCAATGGCCACATACAATTTTTGAATAATGAGGCTGCTGATAAAATGTTCCTGTGCAGGATTCACATCATCTGTTTGCCACATGACTCCCACTTTTTGGAGAAATG
This genomic interval carries:
- the idi gene encoding isopentenyl-diphosphate Delta-isomerase — encoded protein: MKEEQVILVNDQDEQIGLMDKLEAHQKGALHRAVSVFIFNKKGELLLQKRASTKYHGAGLWTNTCCTHPRNGETNLECAHRRLKEEMGFDTELEERFSFIYKSDVENGLIENEFDHVFFGVHEGDVKLNAEEVEDCTFVSLGNVSKDADQHPERFSIWFRIILEKFKEHLSGMEHSLQKAVGV
- a CDS encoding MerR family transcriptional regulator — its product is MAHYSIKDLEKLSGVKAHTIRIWEKRYGVIKPTRTDTNIRVYCDTELKKLLNVAILNSHGHKISKIAKFKQDEIFTELEKLNSVEQQFQVQIDLLVMAMIDLDRRQFEKVLADSTLKIGFEDTAIKILYPFLQKVGVMWQTDDVNPAQEHFISSLIIQKLYVAIDQAYQPEIVNAKKALLYLPEGEYHEMGLLFYRYLMKRRGYETIYLGQSVPYSDLVKVINSHNPDVVVTAFVASIQCEKLQSYLKTLASDLKNKLIIATGYQVCNFNLPLPKKVKAAQDVHEFISFIQKDLPK
- a CDS encoding 6-carboxytetrahydropterin synthase, whose product is MKVTVSRKAQFNAAHRLFNPNWSFEKNDEVFGKCNNPNYHGHNYELIVSVKGTIDPETGYVIDMKDLKALIKEHVEDAFDHRNLNLDTEEFKTLNPTAENIAVVIWKRLRPHLKSELELKVVLHETERNFVEFEG
- a CDS encoding RNA polymerase sigma factor: MSALTFNDRLLKMSDVLEYFALSLTKNREDAQDLLQETMVKAITYQDKYTPNTNMKAWLHTIMKNTFINQYRKMKRANTVITTKDEVDVLDFVPASVEHTPESMHATKEINKVIDALDDNTRIPFTMHLKGFKYKEIAEHLDIPIGTVKSRIYFAKQSLMKDLKDYRN